The nucleotide window TTCCCAGCTCCTAGCTTCTTTTGCGCCCAGCTGCATTTACGCCCTTCAGAAGCTAGAAGCAATCACGCAGCCCGATACTCTGATTCCCGTCCTAGCTGGCCGAGCGCCGAGCGCAAGTTCGATCTGTTGAATTGTGGATGCTGTGAGCTGCTGTGTTGCCACGGCCAAGTGGATATCCCATCCTTGATTCCTGGAAAAAGACGGATCAAAACGTCGATAACCCTTTGGGACCTGATCGAATCCAGTCGGATTCAAACCGAACCCGAAAAAGCTCATTTTCATCCCTCTTACCTTACTATCGAAGAGCACAGTATTATAAGACATGGCCAACATCAAAGAAGTCGCCGCCCACCGGACACCAGAACGCGTCGTATCCTCACGGACTGTAGATACACTTGTGAGGTTGACCCGCGATCTGCTGCGCCTCCGTCCGTATTTGGTATCCATAAGCACCATGACCCATCATATATAGGCCGGATAATGGCGAGACCAGTCGCAGGTTTTCACATATTAACTAGAGCGGCCAGATGGTGCTATACATGTGTTTGCAGCTGTACGCCACATCAGCAGATGCTCGACGATACCAGGTACGGAGTAGCTTTTGACATCAAACCGTGACCTACAGGGTAGAGAAAGCCTTCCAGTGGAATAACAGGATGCAGTGCAAGCACAGGCCTCTTGCATTACGGAGAATAGGGAAAAGGTCAAAGCGATCAACAGGTGTTTCAGATCATTGGGAAATGGGGAATTAGGTACCATCTGATCAATAATCCTTCGTCATCAGCCAATCAGGGTTGGCCATCAAGACCCTTTTTTGTACACGTCAGCACTTTCCGGCGGAagaacagcagcagcactgtggcagcagcagcagcatcatcatcatgaagAGACCGACGGGAGGAGAGTATGAACCCCGCATCAAACATCAGAATAAGCCAGTAAGCCAGGTTGATTTCAAGGCGGAACAGGAAGGAGGCAAGAAGTAAAGAAGCGGAAATGGGAAGAACCGAGAAGAAGTAGTAGTCGCGACGAATAAATCGCGTTGAAATTAGGCTACCAACACTTTTTCTTGATTTACTGAAGGACAATGGGGTTACTACTAGCTATAGCGGGAAAGACTAAGCCAACGATAAAAATAATAAGGATTGTTGTCCGCTAATAGAAGGTAGGAATGCTAGTGCTGTTTCTCGTGTCTTTTAAGTTTAATGATTTCAGGGGATGGATGCTTGATACCTCTTTTGATTCATTCAATCAACAAGCAATCGGTAATCGTGTAGAGACCTGTCTGATAATATGGCAATGTACCTTCTCTTTGACCTCTCGTGCTTTGACAGGAACGGCATTCCGGCGCCTTTCAACGTGATACACTTTGGATCGCCGTCAAATATTAGCTACGTTCAGTTCTTCCAAGCTTTGCAAGTGAACCTCTTCCCTACGGTtgtccatctcttcaaacAAACCTTTTAACTTTCACCTGGCGTACCTGTATAGTACAAATGGCCCCTATCAATAATGAGTGTCTGCCAGCAACGACTGAGAGTGTAGAGTGACATATCAAGGACGCATCCACTGCTATCATTCAGCGACTGGGATGAACCAAACATGTCTGATAGGTATGATCACAGGAAAGGGAGGCCAAAAGGCCAACGTTGATCTTATCGAGCAGCGATTGATGGGGCTTTTTTGCATCACTTTGATGGCTGATGATCAGACTGAGGCCCGAGACTAAGATATTTCGATCGAGGATTGAGAATCAAGAGCCGAAATTGAACGAATGATCACTGATCAGCCGACGTTGATCAGAAATGTGATACTTTTTGGGCGTGAAATGGGTGCTCACGGCTTACGATTTACATCCAAGGCCGCTGTTCTTGTTGTTTTGACAGAGCCTAGAGGCATGATCAAACGTTTGCTTTGTCCAATATGCTGTGCAAGGATATTGTTGGTTGTTGACAGCCGACCATATTTGAATTATGCATCACCGATTTGCATTCTCCGCCTGGCCCTTGAGTCATGACACTTTCAGTAATCGGAGACTGTAGTAATTGGAGCGAGGTTGTCGAAGATCTGTGAAGTAATGGACACTTGTATACGCTTTTACTAACCTTTCCCTTGGAAAGAATGTAGATTGGTATGCCTTGCCCGATGGGCTGCTAACATTTTATAATAGCTGGCTGGGCGAGTCAATGCACGTTACCAGCAACATCCTTGTCGAATAGGAGAAATTGGTCTAATGAGCTCTGTTCAGCCTATGATTAGAGGAGAGTAGACATAACCGTGCCATATAGATGTATCAAGTATGCGTGACTGCCATTCCGTTGTACCGGATCAGTTGTCGTGTTGACAAGGATCTGCAGATATCCGCAGCAGAACTGACCGTCGGCATCGGAGACTGAGGGCGCTTCGTCATGTGCCGTCCGACCTCGTCATAACATGTGTGTTGATCACATATGACACATGACGTATGACAATTGAACCGCTTGACAATTGATTGGAATTACCAATAAAATATAGCAGAAGTTACCCCACTACTGTAAATGGAGTGTAATGAGTAAATCCTACCAGCAGTAGCCAAATAAATGATCCTTCAAGAATGCCTCTTTGACGTTTCATTCGCATTCCGGACAGAGTTCGGCGGATCACTGTCATCACATCTCACGTTTCAGATTGGACTGTCTATACGGGCCCTTTTCGATATGGGCTCTTCTCCTGCCACcttgtcatcatcctcatcgtccaAAGGATCATGCCATACTTGACCGCTGACCATGTCTCCACCTTTGACCTCGTCGGTCACCTGTCTCTCGTGTCTCTCGTTAGCGTCGTAGTTTCCGACAGCGAGCTCTAAGCTTTCCGTCGGATCGGCCATGTCACCATCTGCAAATGCAGCAGCTTCCTCATCTGCCTGTTTCTCCTGTGCcgtcttttttctttctggTCGACGCAGACCTCCGACGAGAAAGGGTTTAGTAAAGGCGTCGATAAGAGAAGTGACTTTTGTTGCGCCAAGACCTTTAACGTTTGACAGCGATTTAGCAGACTTGCGCGAGATTGCTTCAAATGACTATACAGATCATTAGAAAGAATCACACATAATCTAATAATGCGCTTACGCCAAACTCAGCGGCGAGATTGTCGGCGTCGGTCTTGTTCACCTTCTTGCCACTTGTCAAAACATGCGCCAACTGATCGTGGTAAGTTTGTTGTaccctctccttcaaagTGTCTGCTGATTTGTGTTCGAATTGCTTGAAAGTAACTAGATACTGAGCAACCTCTTCATTTGACCAGGCGACAAAGATAGTAAACTCGTTGATAATGGCAATCTTAGTAAGCTCTCTTAAGGATTGGTGATGTTCATTCTAAGAATCTGAGTAAGCATACACAGTCTACCATTAAGTGCTGGGACTGACAACATCGCATAAGAGCAATATAACCCGGAAGTTGTACATgttcttcaacttttctATCCGCTGGTGAATATACTCAGGATGTAATCTATGATATTTCAGGCTAATAGGGCAGCAAAGTGAGCATAAAGGTATATTTTAGAAGCCTGGGCACTATAGCTCACCTCAAGAAAAGCACGCCATTATGGGCGCCGACCTGATAATCCGCTACAATGTCGCCCACTTCAATTCCAACATTACGGATTGCCGATAAAACTGGGTTCCGTCTCTAAAGGTCATATGAGCACTGTATACATAAAGAGGCATTTATAAGTTTTACCTGAACTGCATTATATATGATACTGCTCTTGCTGGCTGCCGGCCTGTTTATGGGCCTTGATGTTTGAGAGGTATTTATTAGGGTACCGCCCGTCCCTACTGCAGTATTGCTAGAGGAGCCTAGCGCTGATGAACTCGGGGCCGATGTTGAAGTCGACAAAGACGGTTGACCCCCCGAGGCATCCCGCAAAGACCTAGTTGATGCGCTGGCCGCTGGACTTGCTTGAGCGGCAGTAGATCTGAGAACGGAAGAGGCAGTCTGAAACACAGGGGGAGCCATCGACGGTTCTATGGAACCGCCATtacttgaagaagatctGTTCTGCTCAGTCATTTTTGAGTGATATAAGAGATGATTTGAGGATGGAATAAGATATTACTGTGCAATTCAAAATCATCCAAGGAATTATTGGTACATCGATTGAGGACGCGCTCAAACGGCTaaggatgacgaagatggatggagtcgcctccacctccgccTCCCTTGCCACACGGAGTTTTACACCAAAAGTCCGCGTCCATCCATTCATGTAAACAAAACAGACGCGCCTGCCCTTCTCGCATCTCCAACGAACTTTGTGCTCAAACGCCATCCTTTCACAGTAAAAAACACACCAAGTTACAGCAGCTGATTGATAGTATGGCCCCATCAACAGCCTCTAGAACGGCGTCAAAGAAGGTGAGTGTGATGGGGACATCTGTTCTGAAAGGAGACTCTAACGACATTGTTAAGTCTGGCAAGGAAAACATGGTTCCATCCCGTGCGAAAGGAAAGGCTGtcgcagaagaagatgtaagAGATGGAAGCTCTACTGGTGAATTTTTCTATTGCTACCAATATACCCTCTACGGTGCTCATGGCTGTTGATTTTAGAGATGTCCGGTGATGAAGAACCCAAAAAGTCGGCGACCAAGTCTAAAGGAAAGAGACCATTACAGGAAAGCGAATccaatgaagaaggagtgaaggagttgaagaaaagactAGCTAGCGTAGGTATTCACTTATGTTACAAAAATGTTTGGCTAACTTACAATCTCTAGATGACAAGCGAACGAGACAGGTTACAATCTCAAAGTGACAAATTCTCTAAGCAGTTTGAAGAATTGTCAAAACTTCGATCGACGGATGCAGAAGCC belongs to Cryptococcus neoformans var. grubii H99 chromosome 7, complete sequence and includes:
- a CDS encoding DNA excision repair protein ERCC-1, encoding MTEQNRSSSSNGGSIEPSMAPPVFQTASSVLRSTAAQASPAASASTRSLRDASGGQPSLSTSTSAPSSSALGSSSNTAVGTGGTLINTSQTSRPINRPAASKSSIIYNAVQRRNPVLSAIRNVGIEVGDIVADYQVGAHNGVLFLSLKYHRLHPEYIHQRIEKLKNMYNFRVILLLCDVNEHHQSLRELTKIAIINEFTIFVAWSNEEVAQYLVTFKQFEHKSADTLKERVQQTYHDQLAHVLTSGKKVNKTDADNLAAEFGSFEAISRKSAKSLSNVKGLGATKVTSLIDAFTKPFLVGGLRRPERKKTAQEKQADEEAAAFADGDMADPTESLELAVGNYDANERHERQVTDEVKGGDMVSGQVWHDPLDDEDDDKVAGEEPISKRARIDSPI